Proteins from one Malaya genurostris strain Urasoe2022 chromosome 2, Malgen_1.1, whole genome shotgun sequence genomic window:
- the LOC131431487 gene encoding T-complex protein 1 subunit epsilon: MMSLPGSIAFDEYGRPFIILRDQENQKRLTGNEAIKSHILAAKQIASTIRTSLGPKGLDKMMVSGDGEVTVTNDGATILKLMDVDHEIGKLMVQLSQSQDDEIGDGTTGVVVLAGALLEQAESLLDRGIHPIRIADGFELAAQCASKHLDSIAEPFPISRDNKEPLIEVAMTTLGSKIVNKCHRQMAEIAVDAVLTVADLEKKDVNFELIKLECKVGGRMEDTCLVKGVVVDKTMSHSQMPKTLRDVKLAILTCPFEPPKPKTKHKLDVTSADDYRKLREYEQEKFLQMVKQVKDAGATLAICQWGFDDEANHLLLQQELPAVRWVGGPEIELIAIATGGRIVPRFEELTADKLGHAGLVRELSFGTTKDKMLVIEECKNTRAVTILIRGGNQMITAEAKRSIHDALCVVRSLIQDSRIVYGGGAAEISCALAVAREADQLSTLEQYAFRSFSVALESIPLALAENSGLLSIETLSELKSRQVAENSATLGVDCMLTGNSDMKEHHVIESLHSKKQQIILATQLVKMILKIDDVRTPADK; the protein is encoded by the exons ATGATGTCCTTACCGGGAAGTATCGCCTTTGATGAGTACGGGAGACCGTTCATCATCCTGCGAGACCAGGAGAACCAAAAACGTCTGACTGGTAACGAAGCCATCAAA AGTCACATCTTGGCAGCAAAACAAATTGCTTCTACAATTCGTACATCTCTTGGTCCGAAAGGCCTGGACAAGATGATGGTTAGCGGGGATGGAGAAGTCACGGTGACCAACGATGGGGCTACGATTTTGAAGCTGATGGATGTCGATCATGAGATCGGTAAGCTGATGGTTCAACTGAGTCAGTCGCAGGATGACGAAATCGGGGACGGAACAACCGGAGTGGTGGTGTTGGCCGGAGCTTTACTCGAGCAGGCTGAATCTCTGCTGGATCGAGGAATTCACCCGATTCGTATTGCTGATGGATTTGAACTTGCGGCGCAGTGTGCCAGTAAGCACTTGGATTCGATTGCAGAACCATTCCCGATTTCCCGGGACAATAAGGAACCGTTGATTGAGGTGGCAATGACCACCCTGGGCAGCAAGATCGTAAATAAATGCCACCGACAAATGGCGGAAATTGCTGTCGATGCCGTTCTAACCGTGGCCGATTTGGAAAAGAAGGATGTTAATTTTGAGCTAATCAAGCTGGAGTGCAAGGTCGGTGGTCGCATGGAGGACACCTGTCTGGTGAAGGGTGTAGTGGTCGACAAAACCATGTCCCATTCGCAAATGCCCAAAACGCTGCGGGACGTGAAGCTGGCCATTCTGACCTGCCCGTTCGAACCACCGAAGCCCAAAACTAAGCATAAGTTGGATGTGACTTCGGCTGATGATTATCGGAAATTGCGTGAATACGAACAGGAAAAGTTTTTGCAAATGGTCAAACAAGTGAAGGATGCTGGAGCCACTTTGGCCATCTGTCAGTGGGGATTTGACGATGAGGCAAATCATTTGCTGCTGCAGCAAGAACTGCCGGCAGTTCGCTGGGTCGGTGGCCCTGAGATTGAGCTGATTGCAATTGCCACCGGAGGAAGAATCGTTCCCCGGTTCGAGGAACTGACTGCCGATAAGCTAGGTCATGCCGGGTTGGTACGGGAATTAA gtTTTGGAACAACCAAGGACAAAATGCTGGTGATTGAGGAGTGCAAGAATACACGGGCCGTTACAATCTTGATCCGGGGTGGTAATCAGATGATTACAGCCGAGGCAAAGCGATCGATTCACGATGCCCTGTGTGTGGTTCGCTCCCTGATTCAAGATTCTCGCATTGTCTATGGAGGTGGTGCTGCTGAAATAAGTTGCGCATTGGCCGTGGCTCGGGAGGCTGATCAGCTTTCTACGCTAGAACAATATGCTTTCCGTTCATTCAGCGTAGCCCTGGAATCCATTCCATTGGCACTGGCCGAAAACAGTGGTCTTCTTTCGATCGAAACACTTTCCGAGCTGAAATCTCGTCAGGTAGCGGAGAATTCCGCCACGTTGGGAGTCGATTGCATGCTCACCGGTAATTCCGACATGAAGGAACATCACGTGATCGAGTCCCTGCACTCGAAGAAACAGCAAATCATTCTGGCCACTCAGCTGGTGAAAATGATCCTCAAGATCGACGACGTTAGAACGCCGGCCGACAAGTAA